Proteins encoded in a region of the Zea mays cultivar B73 chromosome 2, Zm-B73-REFERENCE-NAM-5.0, whole genome shotgun sequence genome:
- the LOC103646384 gene encoding uncharacterized protein, with amino-acid sequence MADTPSPSPTAAAGAEPGSASTPLLRRRGSYTRTVSHARDELSSFRSGLRWMCVDHSDASSPAVSWLVFAALGVAVPAAAHAAAAPRRAYDTQVQVSLTLSAALAYTTLYSLVRRHGLRRLLYLDRLRHDSQDVRAGYIVQLAGSFRLLACFVLPCFLADAAYKAFWYCANRPFPLWWSAAACALEMASWMYRTAMFCMACVLFRTICYLQILRMTGFARDFGQCADVAAVLRQHRRIRVQLQRISHRYRSFILYSLILVTASQFTALLAATRPHARVNFATAGELALCSMSLVTGLLVCLHSAAKITHKTQSITSVAAAWHADATINSLDRDQENPRTPSKACLQQQTPTSPFPMAGASSGEESDDDEWRSEDGVDTSRFTPFHATNVSFQKRQALVTYLENNRAGITVFGFVVDRTWLHALFMIEFSLVMWLLGKTIGIS; translated from the exons ATGGCGGacacgccgtcgccgtcgccgacgGCGGCCGCCGGGGCGGAGCCGGGGTCCGCGTCGACGCCGCTGCTGCGGCGGAGGGGCTCGTACACGCGGACCGTGTCGCACGCGCGCGACGAGCTCAGCAGTTTCCGCTCCGGCCTGCGGTGGATGTGCGTCGACCACTCGGACGCCTCCAGCCCCGCCGTGTCCTGGCTCGTCTTCGCCGCGCTCGGCGTGGCCGTCCCCGCCGCCGCgcacgcggcggcggcgccgcggCGCGCCTACGACACGCAGGTGCAGGTCTCGCTCACGCTCTCCGCCGCGCTGGCCTACACCACCCTCTACTCCCTCGTCCGGCGCCACGGCCTGCGCCGGCTGCTCTACCTCGACCGCCTCCGCCACGACTCGCAGGACGTCCGCGCCGGGTACATCGTCCAGCTCGCGGGGTCCTTCCGCCTCCTCGCCTGCTTCGTGCTCCCCTGCTTCCTCGCCGACGCCGCGTACAAGGCCTTCTGGTACTGCGCCAACCGCCCCTTCCCGCTCTGGTGGTCGGCCGCGGCGTGCGCGCTGGAGATGGCGTCGTGGATGTACCGCACAGCCATGTTCTGCATGGCGTGCGTGCTGTTCCGCACCATATGCTACCTGCAGATCCTCCGAATGACGGGGTTCGCGCGGGACTTCGGCCAGTGCGCCGACGTCGCCGCCGTGCTGAGGCAGCACCGGCGCATACGCGTCCAGCTCCAGCGGATCAGCCACCGCTACCGAAGCTTCATACTCTACTCTCTCATCCTCGTCACCGCCAGCCAGTTCACTGCGCTTCTCGCCGCCACCAGACCCCACGCGCGTGTCAACTTCGCCACTGCCGGCGAGCTCGCG CTCTGCTCCATGAGCCTCGTCACGGGACTGCTCGTCTGCCTCCATAGCGCGGCCAAGATCACGCACAAGACGCAGTCGATCACCAGCGTCGCCGCGGCGTGGCACGCCGACGCCACCATCAACAGCCTGGACCGTGACCAGGAGAACCCCAGGACGCCCAGCAAAGCGTGCCTGCAGCAGCAAACGCCCACGAGTCCCTTCCCGATGGCGGGCGCGTCGTCCGGCGAAGAGTCCGACGACGACGAGTGGCGGAGCGAGGACGGCGTGGACACCTCAAGGTTCACGCCTTTCCACGCCACCAACGTCTCCTTCCAGAAGAGGCAGGCGCTAG TGACGTACTTGGAGAACAACCGGGCGGGGATCACGGTGTTCGGTTTCGTCGTCGACCGGACATGGCTACACGCGCTGTTTATGATCGAGTTCTCGCTGGTAATGTGGCTGCTAGGGAAGACGATCGGCATATCTTGA